Proteins encoded together in one Chelonoidis abingdonii isolate Lonesome George chromosome 1, CheloAbing_2.0, whole genome shotgun sequence window:
- the LOC142047391 gene encoding zinc finger MYM-type protein 1-like has protein sequence MHVHYLGKDIQNELIQLLSSAIKQKILASARAAKYFSIILDCTPDAGHVEQMTMIIRFVDRATSETENETESVCIKEHFFGFVSLMETTGAGMTETILHQLEEMSLPIENLHGQGYDNVSNIKGKENGFQRRILDINPRASFVPCSAHSLNLVVNDVAECCLEATAFFDLVQHVYVYFSASTHRWEVLTCHVSNLTVKPLSETRWESQIDALKPLRYQLGNIYDALIDIYEDTTLTGSSGNTSRVDAKALTKAISSFKFLVSLVLWYDILFEINMTSKQFQAKEFNICDAINQLGETKTFLVGRRSDTAFEKTLADAGELAKELDVPALFEPDPILIRKKRKQFAYEADDEPIYNPKEKFKVNFYFAVIDAAIRSVEERFTLMQQISSVFGFIYDVYSLQNKTPKQIMEHCLNLE, from the coding sequence ATGCATGTACATTACCTAGGGAAAGACATACAGAATGAGCTTATTCAGCTTCTATCCAGTGCcatcaaacaaaaaatcctagcaTCTGCTCgtgctgcaaaatacttttcgaTCATTCTAGATTGTACACCAGATGCAGGCCATGTTGAACAAATGACCATGATCATTCGGTTTGTGGATAGGGCTACTTCAGAGACGGAGAATGAGACTGAATCAGTATGCATAAAGGAACACTTCTTTGGATTTGTGTCACTTATGGAGACAACTGGAGCAGGTATGACAGAAACTATTCTTCACCAGTTAGAAGAGATGTCACTGCCTATAGAAAACTTGCATGGTCAAGGCTACGACAATGTGAGCAatataaaagggaaagaaaatggttTCCAGCGAAGAATTTTGGATATTAATCCACGAGCTTCTTTCGTTCCTTGCAGTGCCCATTCATTGAATTTGGTTGTTAATGATGTTGCAGAGTGTTGCTTGGAGGCAACCGCTTTCTTTGATTTAGTTCAACATGTGTATGTGTATTTCTCAGCTTCTACACATCGCTGGGAAGTTCTAACATGCCACGTATCTAATCTCACAGTTAAACCATTGAGTGAAACAAGATGGGAAAGTCAAATCGATGCCTTGAAACCTCTTCGCTATCAGCTTGGTAACATCTATGATGCTCTGATAGACATCTATGAAGACACTACTCTaacaggatcatctggcaatacgtCACGAGTTGATGCAAAGGCTCTTACAAAAGCCATTTCTAGTTTtaagtttcttgtttctcttgttttgtggtatgacatattgtttgagatCAACATGACTAGCAAACAATTTCAGGCAAAAGAATTCAACATATGtgatgccattaatcaacttggagAAACCAAGACGTTTCTTGTGGGGCGCAGAAGTGACACAgcctttgagaaaacattggcagatgcaggtgaacttgcgAAGGAGTTGGATGTCCCGgcactttttgaaccagatccaatccttattagaaagaagaggaagcagttcGCATATGAAGCAGATGACGAACCTATTTATAAtccgaaagaaaaattcaaagtgaacttttactttgcagtcatcGATGCAGCAATACGTTCAgttgaagaaagattcacattgatgcagcaaattagttcagtatttggcttcatatatgatgtttacagtttgcaaaataaaacaccaaagcaaattatggaacattgcttgaatctggagtAA